A stretch of the uncultured Trichococcus sp. genome encodes the following:
- a CDS encoding acyl-ACP thioesterase domain-containing protein, with product MSGLIYRRTHRIKGYECDITGEITLPSLVNLMMDLSGQQSDSLGNTNDQMSERGLSWIIVQYDMQIERMPHRGERIILETEAISYNRFFTYRRFRAYDESEQLCVEVMTNFVMMDIETRKMVQIQKELLTVYQADEIRTMVRMQKPIQLEPENRKEQDFRVRFLDIDYNRHVNNAKYFDWIINTIDPKFIMDHQMAAVTIKYEKEVEYGNSITSVMTTKEAENGEIITAHRIMNGEDLACEAHMIWKKV from the coding sequence TTGAGCGGATTAATCTATCGCAGAACCCATCGCATCAAAGGCTATGAATGCGACATCACCGGTGAAATCACCTTGCCTTCGCTCGTGAACCTGATGATGGATCTGTCGGGCCAACAAAGCGATTCACTCGGCAACACGAATGATCAGATGTCCGAAAGGGGGCTCAGCTGGATCATCGTGCAGTACGATATGCAGATCGAACGCATGCCGCACCGAGGGGAAAGAATCATTCTGGAAACGGAAGCCATCAGTTATAACCGTTTCTTCACCTATCGTCGCTTCCGGGCTTATGATGAAAGCGAACAATTATGTGTGGAAGTGATGACGAACTTCGTCATGATGGATATCGAGACCCGCAAAATGGTTCAGATCCAAAAAGAGTTGCTGACCGTCTATCAGGCTGATGAAATCCGGACGATGGTGCGCATGCAGAAGCCGATCCAACTGGAGCCGGAAAACCGCAAGGAACAGGATTTCCGCGTCAGATTCTTGGATATCGACTACAATCGCCATGTCAACAACGCGAAGTACTTCGACTGGATCATCAACACGATCGATCCGAAATTCATCATGGATCACCAGATGGCTGCCGTTACCATCAAGTATGAAAAAGAGGTCGAATACGGCAACAGCATCACCAGCGTCATGACGACGAAAGAAGCCGAGAACGGCGAAATCATCACCGCGCACCGCATCATGAACGGCGAAGACCTGGCCTGCGAAGCCCACATGATCTGGAAAAAAGTGTAG
- a CDS encoding ATP-binding cassette domain-containing protein, which translates to MITVSNVSLQFSDRKLFDNVNLKFTPGNCYGVIGANGAGKSTFLKILSGVIQPTTGDIILDPNERLAVLNQNHYGFEEHQVLDTVIMGHKRLYEIMAEKNAIYAKTDFTEEDGIRAGELEGEFAELDGWEAESDAASLLQGLGIGEDLHYKQMSDLLEPQKVKVLLAQALFGKPDVLLLDEPTNGLDKESIEWLSEFLINFPNTVIVVSHDRHFLNTVCTHMCDVDFGKIKLYVGNYDFWMQSSQLAAKLAADSNAKKEEQIKELQDFIARFSANASKSKQATSRKKTLDKITLDDIQPSSRKYPFVGFTPEREIGNDLLMVSNISKTIDGVKILDNISFALNKNDKVAFTSRKDIATSTLFKILMGEMEADGGTFKWGVTTSRSYLPKDHTNEFPVADITILEWLRQFAGKEEDDNTFLRSFLGRMLFSGEDVMKKVSVLSGGEKVRIILSKMMLSKANVLVLDDPTNHLDLESITALNDGMIAFKGALLFTSHDYEFINTTANRIIEVTPNGVVDRMETTYEDFLADKDVQARINALYKEQA; encoded by the coding sequence ATGATTACCGTATCAAATGTCAGCTTACAATTTTCCGATCGCAAGTTGTTTGACAATGTTAACCTAAAGTTCACCCCTGGTAACTGCTATGGCGTCATCGGTGCAAACGGAGCTGGAAAATCCACTTTCCTGAAGATTTTATCAGGTGTCATCCAGCCAACTACCGGCGACATCATTTTGGATCCAAATGAACGTCTGGCTGTGCTGAACCAGAACCACTATGGTTTCGAAGAACATCAAGTATTGGACACCGTGATCATGGGGCATAAACGCCTTTATGAAATCATGGCCGAGAAAAACGCCATCTATGCAAAAACTGATTTCACTGAAGAAGACGGCATCAGAGCCGGCGAACTTGAAGGCGAATTTGCTGAATTGGACGGCTGGGAAGCCGAATCCGATGCTGCAAGTCTCTTGCAAGGTTTAGGAATCGGTGAAGATTTGCACTACAAACAGATGAGTGACCTGTTGGAGCCGCAAAAAGTTAAAGTTTTGCTGGCGCAAGCCCTATTCGGCAAACCGGACGTACTGCTGTTGGACGAACCGACAAACGGTTTGGACAAAGAATCAATCGAATGGTTATCCGAGTTCCTGATCAACTTCCCGAATACCGTCATCGTTGTTTCCCATGACCGTCACTTCCTGAATACGGTTTGTACGCACATGTGTGACGTCGACTTCGGAAAAATCAAACTATATGTCGGAAACTACGACTTCTGGATGCAATCCAGTCAGTTGGCTGCTAAATTGGCTGCCGATTCCAATGCGAAAAAAGAAGAACAGATCAAGGAGTTGCAGGACTTCATTGCGCGCTTCAGTGCAAATGCATCGAAATCCAAACAAGCGACATCCCGTAAAAAGACATTGGATAAAATCACCTTGGATGATATTCAACCATCCTCCCGTAAATATCCTTTCGTCGGCTTCACTCCAGAACGCGAAATCGGAAATGACTTGTTGATGGTTTCAAACATCTCCAAAACAATCGATGGCGTCAAAATTTTGGACAACATCAGCTTTGCTTTGAACAAAAACGATAAAGTCGCTTTCACAAGCCGCAAGGACATCGCCACTTCTACCCTCTTCAAGATTTTGATGGGAGAAATGGAAGCTGATGGCGGTACTTTCAAATGGGGCGTGACAACTTCACGAAGCTACTTGCCGAAGGATCACACGAACGAATTCCCGGTTGCAGACATCACCATTTTGGAATGGTTGCGCCAATTCGCAGGCAAAGAAGAGGACGACAACACTTTCTTGCGCAGCTTCTTGGGCCGCATGCTATTCTCTGGTGAAGACGTCATGAAGAAAGTTTCTGTCCTATCCGGGGGAGAAAAAGTCCGTATCATCCTATCGAAAATGATGCTTTCAAAAGCAAACGTCTTGGTGTTGGATGATCCTACGAACCACTTGGATCTTGAATCCATCACAGCTTTGAATGACGGCATGATCGCCTTCAAAGGCGCTTTGTTGTTCACTTCACACGATTACGAGTTCATCAACACTACTGCGAACCGCATCATCGAAGTGACTCCAAACGGCGTTGTGGACAGAATGGAAACAACCTATGAGGACTTCTTGGCAGATAAGGATGTTCAAGCAAGAATCAACGCACTTTATAAAGAACAAGCATAA
- the brnQ gene encoding branched-chain amino acid transport system II carrier protein — MDKKLSNKEYIYIGSMLFGLFFGAGNLIFPVHMGQLAGQNLIPAMLGFIVTAVGLPFLGIVAMGLSGKESLLEMASKIHPKYGVFFTAALYLTIGPFFATPRTATVSFEAAFAPYLDPSMTKMALFLFSLLFFAAVLWFSLKPSEILKWVGKVLNPIFLVFLSILILFGFFAPMGAASEMPVDASYQTGAFFKGFLEGYNTMDALASLAFGIIVVTTIQGLGITKTTTIAKDTIKSGAISMLLMAVIYGSLVYLGATSRGVFEISDNGGIALAQISNEYFGIFGAALFAVIITVACLKTAIGLITAISETFVHMFPDSLDYKQYVYLFTAISFGLANLGLNQIIAFSIPVLMFLYPLAITLIFLSITSSLFNDRAIVYQMTTLFTLPFAGVDFLKALPQGIKDAAGMNGVITWTDSAIPLSEIGMGWLIPSLIGFAIGLAISKNNKLA, encoded by the coding sequence ATGGATAAGAAATTATCGAACAAAGAATATATATACATCGGCTCCATGCTCTTCGGCTTATTTTTTGGTGCCGGCAACCTGATTTTTCCGGTCCATATGGGGCAATTGGCTGGGCAAAATTTGATTCCGGCGATGTTAGGTTTCATCGTGACGGCAGTGGGATTGCCGTTTCTGGGCATCGTGGCGATGGGGCTGTCGGGTAAAGAGAGTCTGTTGGAAATGGCGAGCAAAATCCATCCGAAATACGGCGTTTTCTTTACCGCCGCGCTTTATCTGACAATCGGACCGTTCTTTGCGACGCCGCGTACCGCGACCGTCTCTTTCGAGGCAGCCTTTGCGCCCTATTTGGACCCTTCAATGACAAAAATGGCGCTGTTCCTGTTCTCGTTGCTTTTCTTCGCAGCCGTCTTGTGGTTCTCCCTGAAACCGTCGGAAATATTGAAGTGGGTAGGCAAAGTTCTGAACCCGATATTTCTGGTGTTCCTTTCGATCCTGATCCTCTTCGGATTTTTCGCTCCGATGGGTGCAGCGAGTGAAATGCCAGTGGACGCGAGCTATCAGACAGGTGCATTCTTCAAAGGCTTTTTGGAAGGGTACAACACGATGGACGCTCTGGCTTCCTTGGCTTTCGGCATCATCGTCGTTACGACGATCCAGGGCTTGGGCATCACCAAGACAACGACTATCGCGAAGGACACGATAAAATCCGGAGCGATCAGCATGCTCTTGATGGCTGTCATTTACGGTTCGCTGGTTTACTTGGGTGCAACGAGCCGCGGGGTTTTTGAAATCAGCGACAACGGCGGCATCGCTTTGGCGCAAATTTCAAATGAGTACTTCGGCATCTTCGGGGCGGCCCTGTTTGCGGTCATCATCACCGTCGCTTGTCTGAAAACGGCAATCGGACTGATCACAGCCATCAGCGAAACGTTTGTGCATATGTTTCCGGATTCATTGGACTACAAACAATACGTCTATCTATTTACCGCAATTTCATTCGGTTTGGCGAATTTGGGTCTGAATCAGATCATCGCGTTTTCGATTCCGGTGTTGATGTTCCTCTATCCACTGGCGATCACGTTGATTTTTCTGTCGATCACGAGCAGCCTCTTCAATGACCGGGCAATCGTCTACCAGATGACGACCTTGTTCACCTTGCCGTTCGCGGGCGTTGATTTCCTGAAAGCTTTGCCGCAAGGGATCAAGGACGCTGCCGGCATGAACGGTGTCATCACCTGGACCGATTCAGCGATCCCGTTATCCGAGATCGGAATGGGTTGGCTGATCCCGTCACTGATCGGTTTTGCGATCGGCTTGGCGATTTCGAAAAACAATAAATTAGCTTAA
- a CDS encoding RNA degradosome polyphosphate kinase, which translates to MMESASKPNLAHADYYFNRELSWLDFNKRVIEEAKDPQNPLLEQLNFLSIASSNLDEFYMVRVAGLQDQFKLGYHITDSKTDRTPVEQLSAISEKNNENVALQYKSYYELLNQLAEKNIRIKKVSELSKSEFSFIEETFHEQIFPALTPLGIDAYRPFPNLNNKLIHIFVNLEREDTTRVAIVPIPAPLQRFILLDEDKNDIGIILLEDVVRHFIHTLFKGFTVTNSFSCRITRNADLELHEDGADDLLVVIQDYLKKRKNGMAVRLEIDTRDTIESLHGDVRFLQTELDLEDRDVYMIDGPLDLTFLSKLTRYLAIASPDDVYPGFSPVIPSDLSGKNIFDVVEKQDVFLHHPYDSFDPVVDFIRSAAEDEDTIAIKQTLYRVSKDSPIIEGLKAAAESGKQVTVLVELKARFDEENNVQWAKELEEAGAHVLYGMTHLKTHSKITMVVKKQNNSIVRYVHLATGNYNDKTARLYTDMAIFTANKEIGEDATNFFNYLSGYSDQPEYNHLHVSPFEIRDSFIEYIDDEIASHEQFKNGHIIAKMNSLTDKRVIMKLYEASQAGVRVDLIIRGICCLKPQVPGVSENIHVRSIVGRFLEHSRIYYFHHNGDENLFLSSADMMTRNMIKRIEIEFPILDNAIKKEILSLMDVYLADNTKARELHPDGTYRYVRNDKPTVDAQKYFMDLANKEKEIPILAEKDSWFKKIQRRFKK; encoded by the coding sequence ATGATGGAATCAGCTAGTAAACCCAATCTTGCTCATGCGGATTATTATTTCAATCGAGAGCTGAGTTGGCTGGACTTCAACAAACGCGTAATAGAGGAGGCAAAAGATCCTCAGAACCCTTTGCTTGAACAGCTGAACTTTTTATCCATAGCAAGTTCCAATCTTGATGAATTCTACATGGTTCGAGTAGCCGGTTTACAGGATCAGTTCAAACTCGGCTATCATATCACGGACAGCAAAACCGATAGGACCCCCGTTGAACAGTTGTCTGCCATCTCCGAAAAAAATAACGAGAACGTCGCTCTGCAATACAAGTCCTACTATGAACTTTTGAATCAATTGGCCGAAAAGAATATCCGCATCAAAAAAGTCAGCGAGCTTTCCAAAAGCGAATTTTCTTTCATCGAAGAGACCTTTCATGAACAAATTTTTCCCGCTTTGACGCCATTAGGGATCGATGCTTACCGCCCCTTCCCTAACCTGAACAACAAATTGATCCACATTTTCGTCAACTTGGAAAGAGAGGACACGACCCGTGTTGCGATCGTGCCGATTCCCGCTCCGCTGCAAAGATTCATTCTGTTGGACGAGGACAAAAACGACATCGGCATCATCCTGTTGGAAGACGTCGTGCGCCACTTCATCCATACCTTATTCAAAGGCTTCACCGTCACCAACAGCTTCAGCTGCCGGATCACCCGCAATGCGGACTTGGAACTGCATGAAGATGGTGCAGATGATCTGCTTGTGGTCATCCAGGATTACCTGAAGAAGCGCAAAAATGGCATGGCTGTCCGCCTTGAAATTGACACGCGCGATACGATCGAGTCCCTCCATGGGGACGTGCGCTTTTTGCAGACCGAACTGGATCTCGAGGATCGTGACGTTTACATGATTGATGGACCCTTGGATCTTACTTTCCTCAGTAAATTGACCCGCTATCTGGCGATCGCTTCGCCGGATGACGTATACCCTGGCTTCTCTCCGGTCATTCCAAGTGATCTGTCCGGAAAAAACATCTTTGACGTGGTCGAAAAGCAGGACGTCTTCCTGCATCATCCCTACGATTCGTTCGATCCGGTCGTCGATTTCATCAGGAGCGCTGCTGAGGATGAAGACACGATCGCCATCAAGCAGACTCTTTACCGTGTCAGCAAAGATTCACCGATCATCGAAGGGCTGAAGGCTGCAGCCGAATCCGGCAAACAAGTCACTGTACTTGTCGAGCTGAAGGCCCGTTTCGACGAAGAGAACAATGTGCAATGGGCGAAGGAATTGGAGGAAGCCGGTGCGCATGTGCTCTACGGAATGACCCATTTGAAGACCCACAGCAAAATCACGATGGTGGTCAAAAAACAAAACAACAGCATCGTCCGCTATGTCCATCTGGCTACCGGCAATTACAACGATAAGACCGCCAGGCTTTATACGGACATGGCCATCTTCACGGCAAACAAGGAAATCGGCGAGGATGCCACAAACTTCTTCAACTATTTGAGCGGCTATTCCGACCAGCCGGAGTACAATCACCTGCATGTTTCGCCTTTCGAAATCCGCGATTCCTTCATTGAATACATCGACGACGAAATCGCTTCGCATGAACAATTCAAGAATGGGCACATCATCGCGAAAATGAATTCCTTGACCGACAAACGCGTCATCATGAAACTGTACGAAGCCAGTCAAGCCGGCGTCCGGGTGGATCTGATCATCCGGGGCATCTGCTGCCTGAAGCCCCAAGTTCCAGGGGTCAGCGAAAACATCCATGTACGCAGCATCGTCGGCCGCTTCCTGGAACATAGCCGTATCTACTATTTCCATCACAACGGAGATGAGAATCTTTTCCTGTCTTCCGCTGACATGATGACCCGCAATATGATCAAACGTATCGAAATAGAATTTCCGATTCTGGACAACGCCATCAAGAAAGAGATCCTCTCGCTGATGGACGTCTATCTTGCCGACAACACAAAAGCGCGAGAACTTCATCCTGACGGGACTTACCGCTACGTCCGGAATGACAAGCCTACAGTGGATGCGCAAAAGTATTTTATGGATCTCGCGAATAAGGAAAAGGAAATCCCAATTCTTGCCGAAAAGGATTCCTGGTTCAAAAAAATCCAACGAAGATTCAAAAAATAA
- a CDS encoding Ppx/GppA family phosphatase, whose amino-acid sequence MLLERIGLIDIGSNTIRLVIFEIDEHFTMFQVQNIKTPARLFQYLDKKKKMSQTGIDVLIKVLKSFKSVADQYQVSTLMPVATAAIRQSTNRDDIIKQVRKATKIEMMLLPEEKEAFYGNYAVLHTTQFLNGVTIDIGGGSTEVTYYENKELQQYHSFPFGVVTLKQMFFDGKEHNDPKAIKKMQEFVKEQFKSIKWLSKKQVPIVAMGGSARSIANVHQRKIDYRLAGVHGYRMYKNDLQMTLDLFQSLSIPQLQNLDGLSRDRTDLIIPANVVFNTLFDEVKAPVFLFSNKGLREGIVMEFLNDKYENKAFSVYNIAAQSVSRLAASYHTLTHVAQQRVKLVDMLYDELCRLGIFDKNPEMEKLLHFGSYLYYLGQFVETGASSQHTFYIISNSDLDGISHKERVSIALLASFKNRSLFNQYLTGFTEWYTVTQIDHLQSFGGIIKFADAINDSHMEVIRDIKIKKTKNGHDLVLYYKGDILAEEYRAERQRKHIERLLSGKLNIIFTEF is encoded by the coding sequence ATGCTACTAGAGAGAATAGGTTTGATCGATATCGGATCCAATACCATCCGGTTGGTCATCTTCGAAATCGATGAACACTTTACGATGTTTCAAGTCCAGAATATCAAAACCCCCGCACGCCTGTTTCAGTATCTGGACAAGAAGAAAAAAATGTCCCAAACAGGGATCGACGTACTCATCAAAGTTCTGAAAAGCTTCAAGTCTGTCGCTGACCAATATCAAGTCAGCACGCTTATGCCAGTAGCGACAGCCGCTATCCGCCAGTCCACCAACCGCGACGATATCATCAAACAAGTACGCAAAGCAACCAAAATCGAAATGATGCTGTTGCCTGAAGAGAAAGAAGCCTTTTATGGGAATTATGCCGTTCTGCATACGACCCAATTCCTCAACGGTGTCACGATCGACATCGGCGGCGGCAGTACGGAAGTCACCTACTATGAAAATAAAGAGCTTCAGCAATACCACAGTTTCCCATTTGGGGTCGTGACCTTGAAACAGATGTTTTTTGACGGAAAAGAGCACAATGACCCGAAAGCGATCAAGAAGATGCAGGAGTTTGTGAAGGAACAGTTCAAATCGATCAAGTGGCTAAGCAAGAAGCAAGTGCCGATCGTAGCTATGGGCGGTTCTGCCCGCAGCATCGCGAATGTCCACCAACGCAAAATCGATTATCGGTTGGCAGGCGTTCATGGCTACCGCATGTACAAAAACGATCTCCAAATGACCTTGGATTTGTTCCAGTCATTGAGCATTCCGCAACTGCAGAATCTGGATGGGCTGAGCCGGGACCGCACCGATCTGATCATACCGGCTAATGTGGTATTCAATACGCTCTTCGATGAAGTGAAAGCCCCAGTGTTTTTGTTCAGCAACAAAGGCTTGCGCGAAGGCATCGTGATGGAGTTCCTGAACGATAAATATGAGAACAAAGCCTTCAGTGTTTACAACATTGCTGCCCAATCGGTCAGCAGGCTCGCCGCCAGCTACCACACCTTGACGCATGTCGCGCAACAAAGGGTGAAGTTGGTCGATATGCTGTACGACGAATTGTGCCGGCTGGGTATCTTTGACAAGAATCCGGAAATGGAGAAACTCTTGCATTTCGGAAGCTACCTTTATTACCTTGGTCAATTCGTCGAAACCGGCGCCAGTTCGCAGCATACTTTCTACATCATCTCCAACAGCGACCTGGATGGCATCAGCCACAAGGAACGGGTAAGTATCGCTCTATTGGCCAGCTTCAAAAACCGGTCACTCTTCAACCAATACTTGACCGGATTTACGGAATGGTACACAGTGACCCAGATCGATCACCTACAGTCATTCGGCGGCATCATCAAGTTTGCTGATGCCATCAACGATTCCCATATGGAAGTCATCCGGGACATCAAAATCAAAAAGACAAAAAACGGACACGACCTGGTGCTCTATTACAAAGGTGACATCTTGGCGGAAGAGTATCGGGCCGAGCGTCAACGCAAGCATATCGAGCGTCTGCTGAGCGGTAAACTTAACATTATATTTACAGAATTTTAA
- a CDS encoding 3D domain-containing protein encodes MNHKKRMGKLMLAGFAASLTLSIIQVQGSTLDTLTQEEKQTEARIASVEVTISETLASINLKQMGIDDLEAQIVAAEESQIETRAAIEAQKEVIASRKEQLKTRLVALQTSDATTNQILMLLDSENFADFINRAYVVGQLQAADNEQIESAISEEQKLMALEAQLAGEIETVKAAESRLKSETTALAEELSSLKGILAENQTVLSQVQNEYATEAARLAAEAAQAEAAASAAEEQQVTVAESTAPSVQEGATATQEPESQITDSSVAAVETAPVETTPTVTEPPAVQEGKTLVVSATAYSRHEAGLSNLTATGIDLSINPMVIAVDPSVIPLGSLVSVPGYGIAIAGDTGGAIIGNKIDLHMEDLNAALAFGRQTLTITILQ; translated from the coding sequence TTGAATCATAAGAAGCGTATGGGGAAACTGATGTTGGCCGGCTTTGCAGCAAGCCTGACCCTTTCCATTATACAAGTTCAAGGTTCCACCTTAGATACTTTAACCCAAGAAGAAAAACAGACGGAAGCTCGAATTGCTTCTGTAGAAGTGACGATCAGCGAAACACTGGCATCGATCAACCTGAAGCAAATGGGAATCGATGACTTGGAGGCACAGATTGTTGCTGCAGAAGAGAGCCAAATCGAAACAAGAGCGGCTATCGAAGCGCAAAAAGAAGTGATCGCTTCACGGAAAGAACAACTGAAAACAAGGTTGGTAGCATTGCAGACTTCTGATGCAACGACGAACCAGATTTTGATGTTGCTGGATTCTGAAAATTTTGCCGATTTCATCAACAGGGCCTATGTAGTCGGCCAATTGCAGGCTGCCGACAATGAACAGATCGAATCAGCCATTTCGGAAGAGCAGAAACTGATGGCATTGGAGGCGCAGTTGGCTGGCGAAATCGAAACAGTCAAGGCTGCCGAAAGCCGTCTGAAATCCGAAACCACTGCGTTGGCCGAAGAATTGAGCTCTTTGAAGGGCATCCTGGCTGAAAATCAAACAGTGCTGTCGCAAGTGCAAAACGAGTACGCAACTGAAGCGGCCCGTCTGGCTGCCGAAGCGGCCCAAGCTGAAGCCGCAGCGAGTGCGGCGGAGGAGCAGCAAGTTACGGTTGCCGAATCTACGGCGCCTTCCGTGCAAGAGGGAGCAACAGCCACGCAAGAACCCGAAAGCCAAATCACCGACAGTTCGGTTGCCGCTGTTGAAACAGCGCCGGTCGAGACCACTCCGACTGTGACAGAACCACCTGCTGTGCAGGAAGGCAAAACATTGGTCGTTTCAGCTACAGCCTATTCGCGCCACGAAGCTGGATTATCCAATCTTACCGCCACAGGCATCGATTTATCGATCAATCCGATGGTCATTGCAGTTGATCCTTCCGTGATTCCGTTGGGAAGTCTGGTCAGCGTGCCGGGCTACGGCATCGCGATTGCCGGAGACACCGGTGGAGCGATCATCGGGAACAAAATCGACTTGCACATGGAAGACCTGAACGCTGCGCTTGCTTTCGGCAGACAGACGTTGACGATCACCATTCTGCAATAA
- a CDS encoding amino acid ABC transporter ATP-binding protein, giving the protein MANAKINVTNLKKSFGNNEVLKGIDLEVAEGEVVCIIGPSGSGKSTLLRCLNKLEEITDGHVLIDGQDITEKTTDINKVREEIGMVFQHFNLFPHLSVMDNITLAPVELKRENKESAKAKALELLETVGLSEKADAFPSSLSGGQKQRVAIARALAMNPEIMLFDEPTSALDPEMVGDVLEVMKKLAKQGMTMVVVTHEMGFAREVGHRVIFMDGGYIVEEGTPDEVFGNPQNPRTQDFLNKVL; this is encoded by the coding sequence ATGGCTAACGCAAAAATAAATGTCACGAACCTGAAGAAAAGCTTCGGCAACAACGAGGTTTTGAAAGGCATCGACCTTGAAGTAGCTGAAGGTGAAGTGGTCTGCATCATCGGCCCTTCCGGTTCAGGAAAAAGTACGCTTCTGCGCTGTCTGAATAAGCTGGAAGAAATCACTGACGGACACGTTCTGATCGACGGACAGGACATCACCGAAAAAACCACGGACATCAATAAAGTCCGCGAAGAAATCGGTATGGTTTTCCAACACTTCAACCTATTCCCGCACCTTTCGGTCATGGACAATATCACATTGGCTCCGGTTGAACTGAAACGTGAAAATAAGGAATCCGCAAAAGCAAAAGCACTTGAATTGTTGGAAACAGTCGGCCTGTCCGAAAAAGCCGACGCTTTCCCTAGCTCCCTTTCCGGCGGTCAAAAGCAACGTGTCGCGATTGCACGCGCGTTGGCAATGAATCCGGAAATCATGCTTTTCGATGAACCGACGTCCGCACTTGACCCCGAAATGGTCGGCGACGTTCTTGAAGTCATGAAAAAATTGGCAAAACAAGGGATGACCATGGTTGTCGTTACGCATGAAATGGGCTTTGCAAGAGAAGTCGGACATCGCGTCATCTTCATGGATGGCGGATATATCGTCGAAGAAGGCACGCCTGACGAAGTATTCGGCAACCCTCAAAATCCACGTACGCAAGATTTCCTGAACAAAGTTTTGTAA